The Virgibacillus siamensis sequence CGCTTCTTCCGCGAACCACTCAATAAACGATGCAGCGTATTTCACTTCACCCCGCGATTCTTTTATCGGCTTCCCCATCTCCAGTGTCATCATTTGTGCAAGTTCATCTTCATGTTCAAGAAGCAGATCATTTAATTTTTTCAAATAACCGGACCGTTCATAGGCCGTCAGTTTAGACCAGGAACCGAATGCTTCATGTGCTGCTTCGACAGCTTTAGCCCCTTCAGCTTCGCCGCCATTCGGAACCGTACCGATTATATTCCCGTTTGCCGGATTGGTAACTTCCTTTGTCTCAAGATTACCTCCAACCCACTCTCCATTTATATGCATGAAATAGTTTTTTACCTCAGCCATTTTTACAACACTCCAATTCTATTATTTCGTTGCTCCGGTCATCACAGCTTCCACTGATTCTTCCAGCAGTTCCAGCCCTTCTTCAAGCTGTTCATCTGTAATGACTAACGGCATCAGCAGGCGGACAACATTATCATAAACACCCGCTTTTAGTACGATTAATCCGCGTTTGTGTGCTTCCTGCAATACCTGGGCAGTCTGTTTTTTGGCAGGTTCTTTCGTTTTCCGGTCTTTCACAAGTTCCAGTGCACACATTGCGCCAAGACCGCGATAATCACCAATCACATCAAATTTGTCATACATTTTCCCGAACTTTTCCATAACACGTTTACCTATTTTTCGCCCGCGTTCCGGAATGTTCTCTTTTTCCATGACATCCAAAACAGCAATACCTGCTCTGCAGCCAAGCGGGCTTCCGCAATATGTGCCTCCCAGCTCACCGGGACTTGCTCCATCCATAACTTCTTTACGGCCAATGACTCCGCTGATTGGCAACCCGGCAGCCATTGATTTGGAAATCGAGATCAGGTCTGGTTCGATTCCAAAATGACTCATTGCGAAGTATTCTCCTGTACGTCCGAATCCGGTTTGAATTTCATCAGCAATAAACAATATGCCATGTTCTTTGCACAGTTCGTAAACACCCTGCACAAAATTCTTATCCGGAATAATAAAGCCGCTCTCACCCTGTACCGGTTCCATAACGAATGCCGCCACCTGTGTCGGATCAACCTCTTTTATAAAGAAATCTTTAACCTGCTGCAGCATATAATCCGAATAATCTCCAGTACTCATTGATTCCGGACGGCGGTAATGATATGGATATGGTGCATGATAAACTTCAGGTGCGAATGGACCATATTCATATTTATAAGGCTTCACTTTCCCGGTTAAGGACATCGTCATCAATGTCCGTCCGTGAAAACCGCCGGAAAAAGAAACAACCGCCTGGCGATTTGTATACTTGCGGGCAATTTTCACTGCGTTTTCAACCGCTTCCGCACCGCTGTTTAAAAACATCACCTTCTTCTCAAAATTCCCCGGTGCAAGCGCTGCCAACTTCTCTGCAAATTCAATATATGGGTCATACATCATGACGTTGAAACCTGTATGAATGTAGCGGTCAACCTGATCATGCAACGCATCTGTTACAGTTTCATGGCTGTGACCGACATTAATACAGCCGATTGCCCCGGCAAAATCAATGAATTTATTGCCGTCAACATCCTGAAGCAAAGCACCTTTGGCTGATTCCACAAATGTCGGAATACCATACCCTACCCCTTGCGGAACAATATCATGCCTGCGGTCAAGCAGTTCTTTTGCTTTCGGACCGGGCAACTCGGTTTTTACATTTGCAAATTTTCTACTCATCTCATTCAGCCTCCCTGATAGATTTATAGTGTCAGACCCCATAACGTACTGGAATCTAATTGGCTTGCACGCGGTTTTCGTCATTTACCCCGAGTAATTTCTCTTCCACATATTCAATGTGGTTGCTGACCCTTTGTTCCAACGCATTCTTATCTTTGGAAATCAGCGCCTGTAATAATTCCTTGTGTTCCCGGTAAAATGACTGTGGATTTGAGTAATATTGATCTAAATGCATCAGAAATGTACGGATCTGCACCTGCAGCGAATTATAAATCCTTACAATTCTTGCATTCCCACATAAATTCACAACAAAACTGTGAAACTCCATATCAAGATCAAATAAACCATTCCAGTCATGCTCATCGGCTTTTTCTTTCATTTGACCAGTGATTTTTTCTAGTTTTTGGATGTGATCATCATCCAATTTCGGCATTGCTTTTTTAAATGCCTGTGACTCAATAAGTGTGCGCAACTCAATAATTTCATTTAAATCCTGTTGGGTAAAATCAGTTACATACGTTCCCTTTCTCGCTTTACTGACAATCAACTCCTCTGTTTCCAAAATTTTAAATGCTTCCCTTATCGTGCTCCTGCTGACATCAAAGCGTTCCGCCAAATCTGTTTCCAGCAGGCGGTCGCCAAATTTGATGGATTCGTTCCAGATTTCTGTTTTCAACTGATCTGCAATCAATTCACTAAGTGGTTTCTGCACGATAATATTATCATCGCCCATTACCGGACTCCCCTTCTGCATTTTCTGCAAAATGTA is a genomic window containing:
- the gabT gene encoding 4-aminobutyrate--2-oxoglutarate transaminase, translated to MSRKFANVKTELPGPKAKELLDRRHDIVPQGVGYGIPTFVESAKGALLQDVDGNKFIDFAGAIGCINVGHSHETVTDALHDQVDRYIHTGFNVMMYDPYIEFAEKLAALAPGNFEKKVMFLNSGAEAVENAVKIARKYTNRQAVVSFSGGFHGRTLMTMSLTGKVKPYKYEYGPFAPEVYHAPYPYHYRRPESMSTGDYSDYMLQQVKDFFIKEVDPTQVAAFVMEPVQGESGFIIPDKNFVQGVYELCKEHGILFIADEIQTGFGRTGEYFAMSHFGIEPDLISISKSMAAGLPISGVIGRKEVMDGASPGELGGTYCGSPLGCRAGIAVLDVMEKENIPERGRKIGKRVMEKFGKMYDKFDVIGDYRGLGAMCALELVKDRKTKEPAKKQTAQVLQEAHKRGLIVLKAGVYDNVVRLLMPLVITDEQLEEGLELLEESVEAVMTGATK
- a CDS encoding GntR family transcriptional regulator; amino-acid sequence: MGDDNIIVQKPLSELIADQLKTEIWNESIKFGDRLLETDLAERFDVSRSTIREAFKILETEELIVSKARKGTYVTDFTQQDLNEIIELRTLIESQAFKKAMPKLDDDHIQKLEKITGQMKEKADEHDWNGLFDLDMEFHSFVVNLCGNARIVRIYNSLQVQIRTFLMHLDQYYSNPQSFYREHKELLQALISKDKNALEQRVSNHIEYVEEKLLGVNDENRVQAN